A single genomic interval of Saccharothrix saharensis harbors:
- a CDS encoding DUF6292 family protein codes for MELDFDDALTWGLRGYVRRVTEELGLTGECSYVQAERPAGAYLALEGRLPGFPDRDVALLWDEERGWSAAVETHSGEDVLVQAHFGSDVVPPPQAVARWARALFLGRVTPEPRSGAPRDRRQDLVSRLAPYTAAALVPVPRGA; via the coding sequence GTGGAACTGGATTTCGACGACGCCCTCACCTGGGGCCTTCGCGGCTACGTGCGCCGGGTCACCGAGGAACTGGGGCTCACCGGCGAGTGCTCGTACGTGCAGGCGGAACGGCCCGCCGGCGCGTACCTGGCGCTGGAAGGCAGGTTGCCCGGGTTCCCCGACCGCGACGTGGCACTGCTGTGGGACGAGGAGCGCGGCTGGTCGGCCGCGGTCGAGACGCACAGCGGTGAGGACGTCCTGGTGCAGGCGCACTTCGGATCGGACGTCGTGCCGCCGCCGCAGGCGGTCGCCCGGTGGGCGCGGGCCCTGTTCCTGGGGCGAGTGACACCGGAACCGCGTTCCGGCGCGCCGCGCGACCGGCGCCAGGACCTGGTGAGCCGCCTCGCGCCGTACACGGCCGCCGCGCTCGTGCCGGTGCCGCGCGGCGCCTGA
- a CDS encoding sensor histidine kinase, which produces MQRALGILTAVAYVTLPLGSKSFEQLLVPTLLVGLAYGLLAIFGFPFAQRRGRAFAVAYVLVQLPLGFLLFALSGAAVGAVLLLVVLVAQGVLLLPLPAAAAVAAVIPLIHVEMAWPDGLREGLGTLAVTAFTVVITELLVREQRARAELAVANERLRGYAAQAEQLATTQERNRVARDIHDGLGHHLTVVQMLVQAARAVIDTAERDRLDAMLAKAQDQAKQALAEVRRSVAALREPRPEPLVDALRALASEVTEAGVPTGFEVLGAARDTRAEVEESLFRAAQEALTNVRKHAGATAATLVLDYGRGDAVRLQVRDDGRGMGERSGDGFGLVGLEERVAGLGGRVSVDSATGRGVTLTVEVPA; this is translated from the coding sequence GTGCAGAGGGCGCTGGGCATCCTGACCGCGGTGGCGTACGTGACGCTGCCGCTCGGGTCGAAGAGCTTCGAACAGCTCCTCGTACCGACGCTGCTCGTCGGGCTGGCCTACGGTCTGCTCGCGATCTTCGGCTTCCCGTTCGCGCAACGGCGTGGACGCGCCTTCGCCGTCGCCTACGTCCTGGTCCAGTTGCCGTTGGGGTTCCTGCTGTTCGCGCTGTCCGGCGCGGCGGTCGGCGCCGTGCTGCTGCTGGTCGTGCTGGTGGCGCAGGGCGTTCTGCTGCTGCCGCTGCCCGCCGCCGCGGCGGTGGCCGCCGTCATCCCCCTCATCCACGTGGAGATGGCGTGGCCCGACGGGCTGCGCGAAGGGCTGGGCACGTTGGCCGTCACCGCGTTCACGGTCGTCATCACCGAGCTGCTGGTGCGCGAACAACGCGCCCGCGCGGAACTCGCGGTGGCCAACGAACGGCTGCGCGGGTACGCCGCCCAAGCCGAGCAGCTCGCGACCACCCAGGAGCGCAACCGGGTCGCCCGGGACATCCACGACGGGCTCGGCCACCACCTGACCGTCGTGCAGATGCTCGTGCAGGCAGCCCGCGCGGTGATCGACACGGCCGAGCGCGACCGGCTCGACGCGATGCTGGCCAAGGCGCAGGACCAGGCCAAGCAGGCGCTGGCCGAGGTCCGCCGCTCGGTCGCCGCGTTGCGCGAGCCCCGCCCCGAGCCGTTGGTGGACGCGTTGCGGGCGTTGGCGTCCGAGGTCACCGAGGCGGGTGTGCCGACCGGGTTCGAGGTGCTCGGCGCGGCTCGCGACACGCGCGCGGAGGTCGAGGAGTCGTTGTTCCGGGCGGCTCAGGAGGCGTTGACCAACGTGCGCAAGCACGCCGGGGCGACCGCCGCGACCCTCGTGCTCGACTACGGGCGCGGTGACGCGGTCCGCTTGCAGGTCCGCGACGACGGCCGGGGTATGGGCGAGCGGTCGGGTGACGGGTTCGGGTTGGTCGGGCTGGAGGAACGGGTCGCCGGGCTGGGTGGACGGGTGTCGGTCGACTCGGCGACCGGGCGCGGCGTGACGCTGACCGTGGAGGTGCCGGCGTGA
- a CDS encoding response regulator, with translation MTDSPVRVLIVDDQALFREALATLLEVQPEIEVVGEAGDGEQAVRLCAELRPDVVLMDLRMPVLDGIAATDRLRLEQPGVRVLALTTFDDDADVFAAVRAGALGYLLKDVSSARLVEALVAARRGESVLQPSVAAKLVARVARLPHDDAPPRRPPVPLSERELDVVRLLAEGRSNREIAGTLYLAEGTVKNLVTGVLAKLQVRDRTQAALRARELGLC, from the coding sequence GTGACCGACTCGCCCGTGCGCGTGCTGATCGTGGACGACCAGGCGTTGTTCCGCGAGGCGCTGGCGACGTTGCTGGAGGTCCAGCCGGAGATCGAGGTGGTCGGCGAGGCGGGTGACGGCGAACAGGCCGTGCGGCTGTGCGCCGAGCTGCGGCCGGACGTCGTGCTGATGGACCTGCGGATGCCGGTGCTGGACGGCATCGCGGCGACCGACCGGTTGCGGCTCGAGCAGCCCGGGGTGCGGGTGCTGGCGCTGACCACGTTCGACGACGACGCCGACGTGTTCGCGGCGGTCCGCGCCGGCGCGCTCGGCTACCTGCTCAAGGACGTCTCGTCGGCCCGCCTGGTCGAGGCGCTGGTCGCGGCACGGCGCGGCGAGTCGGTGTTGCAGCCGTCCGTGGCGGCGAAGCTCGTGGCGCGGGTGGCGCGGCTGCCGCACGACGACGCGCCACCGCGCCGACCGCCCGTGCCGCTGTCGGAACGGGAGCTCGACGTGGTGCGGCTGCTCGCCGAGGGCCGCAGCAACCGCGAGATCGCCGGCACGCTGTACCTGGCCGAGGGCACGGTGAAGAACCTCGTCACCGGCGTGCTGGCCAAGCTCCAGGTCCGCGACCGGACGCAGGCCGCGCTGCGGGCGCGGGAACTCGGGCTCTGCTGA
- a CDS encoding DJ-1/PfpI family protein — protein MSDTLAPFEVLATTGAFNVYAVAPSGRPAPLTGGLDLVPDLTFAGLADLLGGAAPDVVVVPAMPDVGQSTSEPVTGWLARQAAGGSLLLSVCNGAGVLASAGLLDGRRATAHWLRFDTFEEDYPGVDWVPGTRYVDDGDVISTAGILSGVDGTLRVVERLVGPEAAARAAERTGWPHHSPGTAASIEQARVRPADAVVGLNTAFGWNRDTIGVLLTDGVGEIELASVFDTYGQSLAVRTVAVASGATPVRSRHGLTFAPRGEPSADLDRLVVPGAEAARRGAADVHAGPVYPHREGGFPFDGVLRDLARTTDVATATWTARVLEYPVDHLALSGPAWPWTRTLRPLVLALLGVLAAFGLFRLVRARRAVRSTPAAAPPRPRPRTRAAAGSSRPG, from the coding sequence GTGTCCGACACCCTCGCACCTTTCGAGGTCCTGGCCACGACCGGCGCGTTCAACGTCTACGCGGTCGCACCGTCGGGCCGGCCCGCGCCGTTGACCGGCGGCCTGGACCTGGTGCCGGACCTGACGTTCGCCGGGCTGGCCGACCTGCTCGGCGGCGCGGCCCCGGACGTGGTGGTCGTGCCCGCCATGCCCGACGTCGGGCAGAGCACGTCCGAGCCGGTCACGGGCTGGCTGGCCCGGCAGGCGGCGGGCGGGTCGCTGCTGCTGAGCGTGTGCAACGGGGCGGGCGTGCTCGCGTCGGCAGGCCTGCTCGACGGGCGTCGCGCGACCGCGCACTGGTTGCGGTTCGACACGTTCGAGGAGGACTACCCGGGGGTCGACTGGGTGCCCGGCACGCGGTACGTGGACGACGGGGACGTGATCAGCACGGCGGGCATCCTGTCCGGCGTCGACGGCACCCTGCGCGTGGTCGAGCGGTTGGTCGGGCCGGAGGCCGCGGCCCGCGCGGCCGAACGGACCGGGTGGCCGCACCACAGCCCGGGCACGGCGGCCTCGATCGAGCAGGCACGGGTGCGGCCGGCCGACGCCGTCGTCGGGCTCAACACGGCGTTCGGCTGGAACCGCGACACGATCGGGGTGCTGCTCACCGACGGCGTCGGCGAGATCGAGCTGGCCTCGGTGTTCGACACCTACGGGCAGTCGCTGGCCGTCCGCACGGTGGCCGTCGCGTCGGGGGCGACGCCGGTGCGGTCGCGGCACGGGCTCACGTTCGCGCCGAGGGGCGAGCCGTCCGCCGACCTGGACCGCCTGGTCGTGCCGGGCGCGGAAGCCGCGCGTCGAGGTGCGGCGGACGTGCACGCCGGCCCGGTCTACCCGCACCGGGAGGGCGGTTTCCCGTTCGACGGCGTGCTGCGCGACCTGGCGCGCACCACGGACGTGGCCACGGCTACGTGGACGGCCAGGGTGCTGGAGTACCCGGTCGACCACCTCGCGCTCAGCGGCCCGGCCTGGCCGTGGACCCGCACGCTGCGACCGCTCGTGCTCGCCCTCCTCGGCGTCCTGGCGGCGTTCGGCCTGTTCCGGCTGGTGCGCGCACGGCGTGCGGTCAGGTCGACACCAGCCGCAGCGCCGCCACGGCCTCGTCCACGGACGCGTGCAGCGGCAGGGTCGAGTCGACCTGGCTGA
- a CDS encoding STAS domain-containing protein, with translation MTEPAHRLTTTVLDRGVLLVAVSGALDAATHRPVVSELDAVFEARPPGVVLDLSAVEFMGSVGIAMLVNSHHRALRLRIPFAVVADSRAVLRPLQISQVDSTLPLHASVDEAVAALRLVST, from the coding sequence ATGACTGAGCCCGCCCACCGCCTGACCACCACCGTGCTGGACCGGGGCGTCCTCCTGGTGGCCGTGTCCGGCGCCCTCGACGCCGCCACCCACCGGCCGGTAGTGTCCGAACTCGACGCCGTGTTCGAGGCACGCCCGCCGGGGGTGGTGCTGGACCTGAGCGCGGTGGAGTTCATGGGCTCGGTCGGCATCGCGATGCTGGTCAACTCGCACCACCGGGCCCTCCGGCTGCGGATCCCGTTCGCCGTGGTGGCCGACAGCCGCGCGGTGCTGCGGCCGTTGCAGATCAGCCAGGTCGACTCGACCCTGCCGCTGCACGCGTCCGTGGACGAGGCCGTGGCGGCGCTGCGGCTGGTGTCGACCTGA
- a CDS encoding sigma-70 family RNA polymerase sigma factor — protein sequence MSLTVQMPRQTRPTREAEPAATTRQSSRETDPVGRYLRELTSTPLLTADEEVVLAKRIEAGVYAAELVRRAEAGEGPPVDARRHRALRTVVHEGARAKDHMIRANLRLVVSVAKKHAFRGLPLLDVVQEGNLGLIRAVEKWDYVKGFKFSTYAVWWIRQAIERGLAEQTRSIRLPMHVHEEVGKLRKAEQRLRLETDREPTAEEIAEVVKMPVTRVVDLLAASRAALSLETPIGDDGGASVADLIEDAEAVDAQEAVEQQELAEQLRALVGTLPERQARIVTQRYGLSDGRARSLQELSEELGLTRERVRQLEKESLRLLRDPERNRALLALAG from the coding sequence ATGTCGTTGACGGTGCAGATGCCCCGCCAGACCCGCCCCACCCGCGAGGCCGAGCCCGCCGCGACCACTCGGCAGAGTTCCCGCGAGACCGACCCGGTCGGCCGGTACCTTCGCGAGCTCACGTCGACGCCCCTGCTCACCGCGGACGAAGAGGTCGTCCTGGCCAAGCGCATCGAGGCGGGCGTGTACGCCGCCGAACTGGTGCGCCGGGCCGAAGCGGGCGAAGGGCCGCCGGTCGACGCGCGGCGTCACCGTGCGCTGCGCACCGTGGTGCACGAGGGCGCGCGGGCGAAGGACCACATGATCCGGGCGAACCTGCGCCTGGTGGTGTCGGTGGCCAAGAAGCACGCGTTCCGCGGCCTGCCGCTGCTCGACGTCGTGCAGGAGGGCAACCTCGGCCTGATCCGCGCCGTGGAGAAGTGGGACTACGTGAAGGGCTTCAAGTTCTCCACCTACGCCGTGTGGTGGATCCGCCAGGCCATCGAACGCGGCCTGGCCGAGCAGACCCGCAGCATCCGGCTGCCGATGCACGTGCACGAGGAGGTCGGCAAGCTGCGCAAGGCCGAACAGCGGCTGCGGCTGGAGACCGACCGCGAGCCGACCGCCGAGGAGATCGCCGAGGTCGTCAAGATGCCGGTGACCAGGGTGGTCGACCTCTTGGCCGCGAGCCGTGCCGCGCTGAGCCTGGAGACCCCGATCGGTGACGACGGCGGCGCGTCCGTGGCCGACCTGATCGAGGACGCGGAGGCGGTGGACGCCCAGGAAGCGGTCGAGCAGCAGGAGCTCGCCGAGCAGTTGCGGGCCCTGGTCGGCACGCTGCCCGAGCGCCAGGCCCGGATCGTCACCCAGCGTTACGGCCTGTCCGACGGGCGTGCGCGCAGCCTGCAGGAGCTGTCCGAGGAGCTCGGCCTGACCCGCGAGCGCGTCCGCCAGCTGGAGAAGGAGTCCCTGCGCCTGCTGCGCGACCCCGAGCGCAACCGGGCCCTGCTCGCCCTGGCCGGGTGA